The Euleptes europaea isolate rEulEur1 chromosome 19, rEulEur1.hap1, whole genome shotgun sequence genome includes a window with the following:
- the LOC130491457 gene encoding actin-related protein T2-like, whose amino-acid sequence MFGTKALLMPAVIIDNGSGSCKAGITGELEPRSTVMSVVGHPKEKTEECYTGWKALSKKGSLVLNYPVNRGTITHWDDMENLWRHIYKDKLKVKASERPVLLSEPPLNPLRKREIMTELMFEHFNVPALYLAIQATLALYASARTTGLVMDTGDGVTHAVPIYDGYCLPHGVSRLDVAGRDITKYLTHLLLDNSHLSVSRAKETTVKDIKEKFCYVALDPKQKAEKKTEGVLKLPDGNSIKINLPLCRAPEILFAPKTVGVDAPGLHTMITNSIRTCDKDICGHLYGNLVLSGGSSLFQGMAERIFKEIESEVPNRVPVRIIAPPERACASWLGGSIITSLVSFVPMWITPEDYKEFGAAAVHRKCF is encoded by the coding sequence ATGTTTGGTACGAAAGCCTTGCTTATGCCAGCCGTCATCATTGACAATGGATCCGGATCGTGTAAAGCCGGGATCACAGGTGAACTGGAGCCACGGTCGACCGTCATGTCGGTTGTTGGCCACCCGAAAGAGAAAACAGAGGAGTGCTACACAGGGTGGAAAGCCCTCTCCAAGAAAGGCAGCTTGGTTCTGAACTATCCTGTCAATCGCGGCACCATTACTCATTGGGATGACATGGAGAACCTATGGAGGCACATCTACAAGGACAAGCTGAAAGTAAAAGCCAGCGAGAGGCCCGTGCTTCTTTCGGAACCACCCCTGAATCCTCTTAGGAAACGGGAAATAATGACAGAGTTGATGTTCGAACACTTCAACGTGCCGGCTTTGTACCTGGCCATCCAAGCCACGTTGGCTCTTTACGCATCAGCACGCACCACCGGGCTGGTGATGGACACTGGAGACGGGGTAACCCATGCCGTCCCCATCTACGACGGCTACTGCTTGCCTCATGGGGTGTCCAGACTCGACGTTGCGGGAAGGGACATTACCAAATACCTCACCCATCTCCTTTTGGACAACAGCCACTTGTCCGTGAGCAGGGCCAAGGAAACCACGGTGAAGGATATCAAGGAGAAGTTCTGCTACGTAGCTCTGGATCCCAAGCAAAAAGCAGAGAAGAAGACGGAGGGGGTCCTGAAGCTGCCGGACGGAAACTCCATCAAAATCAACCTCCCCCTCTGCAGGGCCCCCGAAATCCTATTTGCGCCAAAGACCGTTGGCGTCGATGCGCCGGGTCTTCACACCATGATCACCAACAGCATCCGGACGTGTGACAAGGATATTTGCGGCCACCTCTATGGGAACTTGGTCCTCTCAGGGGGgtcttctctttttcaggggaTGGCCGAGAGGATTTTTAAAGAGATAGAGTCTGAAGTTCCAAACAGAGTCCCGGTCCGAATCATTGCGCCCCCAGAGAGAGCGTGCGCTTCCTGGCTAGGAGGTTCTATAATAACTTCCTTAGTCTCCTTCGTACCGATGTGGATTACCCCAGAGGACTACAAAGAgtttggtgctgctgcagtccatcGCAAATGCTTTTGA